Proteins from a single region of Deinococcus malanensis:
- a CDS encoding ABC transporter ATP-binding protein, with amino-acid sequence MTSILQTQPHATPPPVGTAMGSDLTINNVEVVYHDIVQVLRGVSLNVRAGRVTSLLGTNGAGKTTTLRAISGLLKPENGKIREGTVTFEGRVLSGMNGTDVVKSGVVQVPEGRRVFKHLSVEENLRAGAILGRGNWQSDLERIYTYFPKLRALRNKQAGYTSGGEQQMIAIGRALMAHPKVLLLDEPSLGLAPLLVAEIFDNVRQINRQEGVGVLVVEQNASIALRNSDYGYVMEGGRIVMEGESAELASNPDVKEFYLGVTEQGSRKSFREVKSYKRRKRWM; translated from the coding sequence TTGACCTCAATCCTTCAAACACAACCCCACGCCACCCCGCCTCCGGTGGGCACGGCGATGGGCAGCGACCTGACCATCAACAACGTGGAGGTCGTTTACCACGACATCGTGCAGGTGCTGCGCGGTGTCTCGCTGAACGTCCGGGCCGGACGAGTAACCAGCCTGCTGGGGACCAACGGCGCGGGCAAGACCACCACCCTGCGCGCCATTTCAGGACTGCTCAAGCCCGAGAACGGCAAGATCCGCGAAGGCACCGTCACCTTTGAAGGCCGGGTGCTGTCGGGCATGAACGGCACCGATGTCGTCAAAAGTGGCGTGGTGCAGGTACCTGAAGGCCGCCGGGTGTTCAAGCACCTGAGCGTCGAGGAGAACCTGCGCGCCGGAGCGATCCTGGGCCGCGGCAACTGGCAGAGTGACCTGGAGCGGATCTACACCTACTTTCCCAAGCTCCGGGCGCTACGCAACAAGCAGGCCGGCTACACCTCGGGCGGCGAACAGCAGATGATCGCCATCGGCCGCGCCCTGATGGCCCATCCCAAGGTGCTGCTGCTCGACGAGCCGTCCCTGGGACTGGCCCCGCTGCTGGTCGCGGAGATCTTCGACAACGTGCGGCAGATCAACCGTCAGGAGGGCGTTGGCGTGCTGGTGGTCGAGCAGAATGCCAGCATTGCCCTGCGCAACAGCGATTACGGCTACGTGATGGAGGGGGGCCGCATCGTGATGGAAGGTGAGAGTGCCGAACTGGCCAGCAACCCGGACGTCAAGGAATTCTATCTGGGCGTCACCGAGCAGGGCAGCCGCAAGAGCTTCCGCGAGGTCAAGAGCTACAAACGTCGCAAACGCTGGATGTAA
- a CDS encoding ABC transporter substrate-binding protein, whose product MKKLLALTALVSLASFATAQRNTTLVWSGAITGPTSDAGSSYAAGVEDYCKYANSQKMLSVTLNCVVRDDQYNNANTQRNFEEFVGGQNVPVFLGYATGGMLQIKGVVQETKVPTLPASYHIGLIDPPNNQYMFLPVSSYSENIVALLEYVASKERGAKVALVVNPSPFGRDPVVDARKAAARLGLKITDVQEVGGNNLDNTALLKRLEAQGVKYVINQNTAGPVANILKDAKRLNLLGKMQFLGAHYTGGEDLTKLAGDAAKDFIWATSYYMFDEGDRPGIQLVKRIGAQNGRKADTIRSVHYTSGMLAAAIAIEAMKRGGRDISAASVYKGLTSMNGSRSFNPGFTVGPVTFSAKDHVGAESLRLLQADATGNFKAITGAQRSRMFQLVHPLK is encoded by the coding sequence ATGAAGAAACTTCTTGCCCTGACTGCCCTCGTCTCCCTGGCCTCCTTTGCTACGGCACAGAGAAACACCACCCTGGTCTGGTCAGGCGCCATCACCGGTCCCACCAGTGACGCCGGTTCCAGCTACGCCGCAGGTGTCGAGGACTACTGCAAGTACGCCAACAGCCAGAAGATGCTCAGCGTGACCCTGAACTGCGTGGTGCGTGACGACCAGTACAACAACGCCAACACCCAGCGCAACTTTGAGGAATTCGTGGGGGGTCAGAACGTGCCGGTGTTCCTGGGCTACGCCACGGGGGGCATGCTGCAGATCAAGGGCGTGGTGCAGGAGACCAAGGTGCCCACCCTGCCCGCCAGCTACCACATCGGACTGATTGATCCCCCGAACAACCAGTACATGTTCCTGCCAGTCAGCAGCTACAGCGAGAACATCGTGGCGCTGCTCGAATACGTGGCCAGCAAGGAACGTGGGGCCAAGGTCGCCCTGGTGGTCAACCCGAGCCCCTTCGGCCGTGACCCGGTCGTGGATGCCCGCAAGGCCGCTGCCCGGCTGGGCCTGAAGATCACCGACGTGCAGGAAGTCGGCGGCAACAACCTTGACAACACGGCGCTGCTCAAACGCCTGGAAGCGCAGGGCGTGAAGTACGTGATCAACCAGAATACCGCCGGCCCCGTGGCCAACATCCTCAAGGATGCCAAGCGGCTCAACCTGCTGGGCAAGATGCAGTTCCTGGGGGCCCACTACACGGGTGGGGAAGACCTGACCAAGCTGGCCGGTGACGCGGCCAAGGACTTTATCTGGGCCACCAGCTACTACATGTTCGATGAGGGCGACCGCCCCGGGATCCAGCTGGTCAAGAGGATCGGCGCCCAGAACGGACGCAAGGCCGACACCATCCGCAGTGTGCATTACACCAGCGGCATGCTGGCCGCCGCCATTGCCATCGAAGCCATGAAACGCGGCGGCAGGGACATCAGCGCCGCCAGCGTGTACAAGGGCCTGACCAGCATGAACGGCAGCCGCTCGTTCAATCCCGGCTTCACGGTGGGCCCGGTGACCTTCAGCGCCAAGGACCACGTCGGTGCCGAAAGTCTGCGTCTGCTCCAGGCCGACGCCACCGGCAACTTCAAGGCCATTACCGGGGCGCAGCGCAGCCGCATGTTCCAGCTGGTCCACCCCCTGAAGTAA
- a CDS encoding branched-chain amino acid ABC transporter permease, translating to MPASRFTQTGNYRVRYQQDQTIFATYAEQASLIVGVLLLLALPLLIPKTMLRDVDMIMIFAVAVLGLNVTTGYTGLINIGQAAFMGVGAYATALAATRLNLPFFLAIPLGGLAGALVGTFVGLPSLRLKYLYLAVATLAFQIIFEWTVGHSPVLAQGGAISMPTVQIFGVRDTFLNHNMFWYYIILPVLVAMALLWRNVLRTRHGRAMIAVRDNDRAAAAMGINPGTAKLTAFMIGSFYAGIAGGLFAYFQKAVVIEDYGLHTSVQLLAMAIVGGLGSLPGSFLGPMFIVALDRFMGSASAWLGEQDIFPQGIDVATALRPLAFGLAIMLFLMFEPRGLANWWRLVRMYFKKWPYKF from the coding sequence ATGCCCGCTTCACGCTTTACCCAGACCGGCAACTACCGGGTCCGCTATCAGCAGGACCAGACGATTTTCGCCACCTACGCCGAGCAGGCCAGCCTGATCGTGGGCGTCCTGCTGCTGCTGGCGCTGCCGCTGCTGATCCCCAAGACCATGCTGCGCGACGTGGACATGATCATGATCTTCGCCGTGGCGGTGCTGGGGCTGAACGTGACCACCGGCTATACCGGGCTGATCAACATCGGGCAGGCGGCGTTCATGGGTGTCGGGGCATATGCCACTGCGCTCGCCGCCACGCGCCTGAATCTGCCGTTCTTCCTGGCCATTCCGCTGGGGGGGCTGGCCGGCGCCCTGGTCGGAACCTTCGTGGGTCTGCCCAGCCTGCGCCTGAAATACCTGTATCTGGCGGTGGCCACGCTGGCCTTTCAGATTATTTTCGAGTGGACGGTGGGACACTCGCCGGTGCTGGCACAGGGTGGGGCGATCAGCATGCCCACCGTGCAGATATTTGGCGTACGGGACACCTTCCTGAACCACAACATGTTCTGGTACTACATCATCCTGCCGGTCCTGGTGGCTATGGCGCTGCTGTGGCGCAACGTGCTGCGTACCCGGCACGGCCGCGCCATGATTGCCGTGCGCGACAACGACCGCGCGGCGGCGGCCATGGGCATTAATCCCGGCACGGCCAAACTCACGGCTTTCATGATCGGCAGCTTCTACGCCGGCATCGCGGGTGGACTGTTCGCGTACTTCCAGAAGGCCGTGGTGATCGAGGATTACGGGCTGCACACCAGCGTGCAGTTGCTGGCCATGGCCATCGTGGGCGGCCTGGGCAGCCTGCCGGGTTCCTTCCTGGGCCCGATGTTCATCGTGGCGCTTGACCGGTTCATGGGCAGTGCCAGCGCCTGGCTGGGCGAGCAGGACATCTTTCCGCAGGGCATCGACGTGGCCACAGCCCTGAGGCCCCTGGCCTTCGGTCTGGCCATCATGCTGTTCCTGATGTTTGAGCCGCGTGGCCTGGCCAACTGGTGGCGTCTGGTCCGGATGTACTTCAAGAAGTGGCCTTACAAGTTCTGA
- a CDS encoding branched-chain amino acid ABC transporter permease produces MDLLPQLLIAGVVIGSIYALAALGFVLIYKSSRVINFAHGQIIATGAFIAFALTQSGLNFWLAGLIAMIATFLLGMLIERVFLRRMVGEPIISVIMVTIGLSSVIEGLIHLTPYGAGNFSFTTPAALAGDGVSVLGTQLSRTQIAGVLAALGLLAGFTYFFNKSTLGITMRAVADDQMAAMSVGTSVERVFALAWAAAGLSAAAAGVILGLMSGLTLGGLAGIGLKVFPVVILGGLDSVIGAIVGGMLIGVLENLSAGYLDGLVPGGGTREVFPFIILIAVLLLRPYGLFGTREIERV; encoded by the coding sequence GTGGATCTTCTCCCTCAACTTCTGATCGCCGGCGTGGTTATCGGCAGCATCTATGCCCTGGCTGCGCTGGGCTTCGTGCTGATCTACAAGTCCAGCCGCGTGATCAACTTCGCGCACGGACAGATCATCGCCACTGGCGCATTTATCGCCTTTGCCCTGACGCAGAGCGGACTGAACTTCTGGCTGGCGGGACTGATCGCCATGATCGCCACCTTCCTGCTGGGCATGCTGATCGAGCGGGTGTTCCTGCGCCGTATGGTGGGTGAGCCGATCATCTCGGTGATCATGGTGACCATCGGGCTGAGCAGCGTGATCGAGGGCCTGATTCACCTGACCCCTTACGGAGCCGGCAATTTCAGCTTCACCACGCCTGCGGCGCTGGCTGGAGACGGCGTGAGCGTGCTGGGCACCCAGCTGTCCCGGACCCAGATTGCCGGGGTGCTCGCGGCGCTGGGGCTGCTGGCCGGCTTCACCTACTTTTTCAACAAGTCCACCCTGGGCATCACCATGCGCGCGGTGGCCGACGATCAGATGGCCGCCATGTCGGTGGGCACCAGTGTCGAGCGGGTCTTCGCTCTGGCCTGGGCGGCAGCCGGACTGAGTGCCGCCGCTGCCGGCGTGATTCTGGGGCTCATGAGCGGCCTGACCCTGGGCGGCCTGGCGGGGATTGGCCTCAAGGTCTTTCCGGTGGTCATTCTGGGCGGACTTGACAGCGTGATCGGGGCCATTGTGGGCGGCATGCTGATTGGCGTGCTGGAAAATCTGTCAGCCGGCTACCTGGACGGCCTGGTTCCGGGGGGCGGCACGCGAGAGGTGTTTCCCTTCATCATCCTGATCGCGGTGCTGCTGCTGCGTCCCTACGGCCTGTTTGGTACCAGGGAGATCGAACGTGTGTAA